From Alkalibacter saccharofermentans DSM 14828, the proteins below share one genomic window:
- a CDS encoding YaiI/YqxD family protein, with protein sequence MRILIDGDGCPVIDETIKISSSYNFECLILCDTSHVFERAGAKTLTFSKGADSVDFALVNLLEKNDIVVTQDYGLAAMCLARNALPINQDGMEYTSDNIDSLLLARHTAKKIRSSGKRLKGPKKRTKEQNKVFEDRLKGLIDKLSL encoded by the coding sequence ATGCGAATTTTAATAGACGGGGACGGATGTCCCGTAATTGACGAAACAATTAAAATATCTAGTTCATATAACTTTGAGTGCCTGATCTTGTGCGACACCTCCCATGTTTTTGAACGGGCTGGAGCCAAGACCCTCACATTTTCAAAAGGAGCAGACAGCGTGGATTTTGCTCTTGTAAACCTGTTGGAAAAAAATGATATAGTCGTGACCCAAGATTATGGTCTTGCTGCGATGTGCCTAGCGAGAAATGCTCTTCCCATAAACCAAGACGGAATGGAGTATACATCTGATAACATCGATTCGCTCCTGCTTGCAAGGCATACGGCAAAAAAAATCAGAAGCTCAGGGAAACGGCTTAAAGGGCCTAAGAAAAGAACCAAGGAACAAAATAAGGTTTTTGAGGACAGGTTGAAAGGATTGATTGACAAACTATCTTTATGA
- a CDS encoding MerR family transcriptional regulator: protein MRKNNLMTTGEIAKKMNVSVRTVQYYDKIGLLAPNEISEGGRRLYSFKDYMTLHQIVSLKELGFTLTEIKERLIPSNGAEEIDKYLKQQETRIENEIQKLNARYEIIKKFRHEMMLMKDLDWEMLVEILSLLRNDDENFWVVKHFDKETYSKIKDRFKDDKGKKYTRYMQRLCEEAIVLKRENTSCHDSKSIDFAERWWEKIMEFTGGDIKMLQQMTQMTDEGSFENSEFMNTYKEAEDYISEVLTYCFEKNLLVFPTVKEDKENDKS from the coding sequence ATGAGAAAAAATAATCTTATGACTACAGGTGAAATAGCAAAAAAAATGAACGTATCAGTAAGAACTGTACAGTATTATGACAAAATCGGGTTGCTGGCACCAAATGAAATTTCTGAAGGCGGAAGGAGGCTGTATTCCTTTAAGGATTACATGACTCTTCACCAAATAGTAAGCCTTAAGGAACTGGGATTTACCCTAACAGAAATAAAGGAAAGATTGATTCCTTCGAATGGAGCTGAAGAAATTGACAAGTATCTCAAGCAACAGGAAACTAGAATTGAAAATGAAATCCAAAAGCTAAATGCCAGATACGAGATTATCAAGAAATTCAGACATGAAATGATGCTCATGAAAGATTTGGACTGGGAGATGCTTGTAGAGATTCTCTCGTTGCTAAGAAACGACGATGAAAACTTTTGGGTAGTAAAACACTTTGACAAGGAAACATACAGCAAGATCAAAGACAGGTTTAAAGACGACAAGGGAAAGAAATATACGAGATACATGCAAAGATTATGTGAAGAAGCAATAGTGTTAAAAAGGGAAAATACCAGCTGCCACGATTCAAAGTCAATTGATTTTGCAGAAAGATGGTGGGAGAAAATAATGGAGTTTACCGGTGGGGACATTAAAATGCTGCAGCAGATGACTCAAATGACTGATGAGGGCAGCTTTGAGAATTCGGAATTCATGAATACCTATAAGGAAGCTGAAGACTACATCAGTGAAGTGTTGACTTACTGCTTTGAAAAAAATCTATTGGTTTTTCCAACGGTGAAGGAGGATAAAGAAAATGATAAAAGTTGA
- a CDS encoding type II toxin-antitoxin system RelE family toxin, producing the protein MHYKVVISDKSLKQLKKLDSAVQRLIINFIEKNLEGSIDPRLLGKGLKGNLKGIWRYRVGDYRLLAKIEDEKLIIVFVDIGHRKNIYTINKF; encoded by the coding sequence ATGCATTATAAGGTCGTGATTTCAGACAAATCCTTAAAACAATTAAAAAAACTTGATTCTGCCGTACAGCGCTTGATAATTAATTTCATAGAAAAAAATTTAGAAGGATCTATAGATCCTAGATTGTTGGGAAAGGGTTTAAAAGGAAATCTCAAAGGCATTTGGCGCTATAGAGTCGGAGATTATAGATTGTTAGCTAAAATCGAAGATGAAAAGTTGATTATCGTATTTGTAGATATAGGACATAGAAAAAATATTTATACCATAAATAAGTTTTGA
- the larB gene encoding nickel pincer cofactor biosynthesis protein LarB has protein sequence MNKKELEKLLVDVKNGETGIDEGIKMLSELPYKDLGYATIDNHREIRNGYPEVIYCAGKTVDQVRGIAEYMITRNNNILATRATKEMYEALLEVCPQAKYNELGRVITVQVRPVEETESYIAIVAAGTSDLPVVEEAYETARILGNKVEKVTDVGVAGIHRLMARMDFIRNAKVIVVVAGMEGALASVVGGLVDKPVIAVPTSVGYGASFGGLSALLTMLNSCASGISVVNIDNGFGAAYNASIINKL, from the coding sequence ATGAATAAAAAAGAATTAGAAAAATTATTAGTAGACGTTAAAAACGGAGAAACAGGCATAGATGAAGGTATAAAGATGCTCTCGGAACTGCCTTATAAGGACCTAGGCTATGCAACCATTGACAACCATAGAGAGATTAGAAACGGGTACCCAGAAGTGATTTATTGTGCTGGTAAAACCGTTGACCAGGTAAGAGGAATCGCAGAATATATGATTACTCGTAACAACAATATACTCGCGACTCGCGCAACCAAAGAGATGTACGAAGCGTTGCTTGAAGTTTGCCCTCAAGCAAAATACAACGAACTTGGAAGAGTGATAACCGTTCAGGTTAGACCGGTTGAAGAGACTGAGTCCTATATAGCAATAGTCGCTGCTGGCACAAGCGATCTTCCAGTTGTTGAAGAAGCTTACGAAACTGCTAGGATACTTGGAAATAAAGTCGAAAAGGTTACAGATGTGGGAGTCGCAGGTATACACAGGCTTATGGCAAGAATGGACTTCATTAGGAATGCCAAGGTTATCGTAGTAGTGGCGGGTATGGAAGGCGCCCTGGCAAGCGTAGTTGGAGGCTTGGTCGATAAGCCGGTAATAGCAGTGCCTACAAGCGTCGGCTACGGGGCAAGCTTTGGAGGTTTGTCTGCGCTTCTTACAATGCTAAACAGCTGCGCTAGCGGAATAAGCGTGGTGAACATAGACAATGGATTTGGTGCAGCTTATAATGCCAGTATAATAAATAAATTATAA
- a CDS encoding calcium/sodium antiporter: protein MDYLFLALGLMMLVKGADFFVEGSSSIAKLLNIPPILIGLTIVAFGTSSPEAAVSISAAVKGTGSIALGNIIGSNIFNASLVVGVTAFIYPLKVQRQTIKKEIPLALLASIMLIVTISDVFLQGFGENIITRSDGLMLLGFFSIFLYYVYELATHNSEMTAENSVTHRSSTVKIATYTIGGLTAIIFGGNLVVNSSITIALNLGMSQTLVGLTIVAIGTSLPELITSITAARKKESEIALGNIVGSNIFNILFILGASSVISPLDVDPKIFLDAFAAILITFVLLIFSSSHKKISKKEGAFLLLVYIGYTVYIVLRN from the coding sequence ATGGATTATTTGTTTTTGGCATTGGGGTTGATGATGCTTGTTAAAGGTGCCGATTTCTTTGTGGAAGGTTCTTCCAGTATCGCAAAGCTTTTAAATATCCCTCCCATATTGATAGGACTCACCATTGTTGCATTTGGAACCAGCTCTCCTGAAGCTGCAGTGAGTATATCTGCTGCTGTAAAAGGTACTGGAAGCATAGCTCTTGGCAATATAATTGGGAGCAATATATTCAACGCTTCGCTGGTGGTGGGTGTAACTGCTTTTATTTATCCTCTCAAAGTACAAAGACAGACAATAAAAAAAGAGATACCATTGGCTCTCCTTGCTAGCATAATGCTTATTGTTACTATTTCAGATGTTTTTCTGCAGGGCTTTGGAGAAAACATCATAACTAGATCCGACGGACTGATGCTTCTCGGGTTCTTTTCTATATTTTTGTATTACGTTTATGAATTAGCAACCCACAACAGTGAAATGACCGCCGAAAATAGTGTAACTCATCGCTCAAGCACAGTAAAAATCGCAACATATACTATTGGGGGATTGACCGCTATTATCTTTGGAGGAAACCTTGTAGTAAACAGCAGCATCACCATCGCTCTCAATCTCGGAATGAGCCAAACTTTGGTAGGTTTAACGATAGTGGCTATAGGAACATCTCTTCCAGAACTTATAACTTCTATTACGGCAGCCAGAAAAAAAGAAAGCGAAATTGCTCTTGGAAATATTGTCGGCAGCAACATATTCAATATACTTTTTATACTTGGCGCATCTTCGGTTATTTCTCCATTAGATGTTGATCCTAAAATCTTTTTGGATGCTTTTGCAGCTATTTTAATAACTTTTGTATTATTGATTTTTTCATCAAGCCATAAGAAAATCTCAAAGAAAGAAGGAGCCTTTCTTCTTTTAGTATATATTGGATATACCGTTTATATCGTTTTGAGAAACTGA
- a CDS encoding chromate transporter has protein sequence MKKTKGIIKKLLGSFLKVGLIGFGGGSALIPIIEKEMVEEKKLLDKETYLQHTITANITPGALPVKLGGAAGEHLAGNLGMVLGSYAVTFPGVAITVILLSMISILSSEFLHYVEYVSIGVTAFILFLLTHYISKVLKTAKKQKFSKQAIFIIALTTIVTFGKEIRGVFTQVIGDLPPSLATPILDISTIDLLLITFFLIAGLGSTLKSARSIAVMVFSAMFVLFAGKTFSLPGPVFTAIKILIFLMICLFIYAESRKIKTTGDKVNLLKPLKQSSYFLGLIIILYIITRILSVDTTAFMLNGIISTVTSFGGGEAYLTVADGIFVGGGYVTPGEFYGQIVPIANALPGPILVKMLSGVGYIVGLQESGQFAGYMTATLGFAIGIGATMSVFSFLHEIYAKFAHMKFFRRLSQGILPVVCGLLVSTMLAMINESLHIIHGSGLGNIFSLTIFLGCFLLIYIMQKLKIHDVINIIVLGAFSLVIMILF, from the coding sequence ATGAAAAAAACAAAAGGTATTATAAAAAAATTACTAGGATCATTTTTAAAAGTAGGATTGATAGGTTTTGGTGGAGGGAGTGCGCTGATACCGATAATTGAAAAAGAGATGGTAGAAGAGAAGAAGCTTTTAGATAAGGAAACCTACCTTCAGCATACTATAACGGCTAATATTACTCCCGGAGCGCTGCCAGTTAAGCTAGGCGGGGCGGCAGGAGAGCATTTGGCTGGAAACTTGGGAATGGTGCTCGGTTCTTATGCAGTGACATTCCCCGGGGTGGCTATAACTGTAATATTACTTTCCATGATATCTATCTTAAGCTCAGAGTTTCTTCACTACGTTGAATACGTATCAATTGGGGTAACTGCATTTATATTATTTTTATTGACACATTACATATCAAAAGTCTTGAAGACTGCAAAGAAGCAGAAATTTTCAAAACAGGCAATATTCATAATAGCTTTGACGACAATCGTGACCTTCGGCAAAGAAATAAGGGGAGTGTTCACACAAGTCATAGGAGATCTTCCTCCATCACTGGCAACACCGATCCTAGATATTTCTACCATTGATCTTCTTCTTATAACATTTTTTTTGATAGCAGGGCTTGGATCCACTTTAAAAAGCGCTAGAAGCATAGCAGTGATGGTTTTTTCTGCAATGTTCGTACTTTTCGCCGGAAAGACATTCAGCCTTCCCGGACCTGTATTTACAGCAATCAAGATTCTGATATTTCTGATGATTTGTCTGTTCATATATGCCGAGTCAAGGAAGATTAAAACCACAGGGGATAAGGTGAATTTATTAAAGCCTCTTAAGCAGTCTAGTTATTTTTTGGGGCTGATAATTATCTTATACATAATAACCAGAATACTATCTGTTGATACGACAGCATTTATGTTAAATGGAATAATCTCAACGGTAACTTCTTTTGGCGGTGGCGAAGCATATCTAACTGTCGCCGACGGAATATTTGTAGGTGGAGGCTACGTAACCCCCGGAGAATTTTATGGCCAGATAGTCCCAATAGCAAACGCTCTTCCGGGGCCGATACTGGTAAAGATGCTATCCGGAGTTGGCTATATAGTAGGTCTTCAGGAAAGCGGTCAGTTTGCAGGCTATATGACTGCCACGTTAGGCTTTGCGATAGGAATCGGAGCTACAATGTCTGTATTTAGCTTTTTGCACGAAATATATGCAAAGTTTGCCCATATGAAGTTTTTCAGGAGGCTTTCACAAGGGATACTTCCTGTAGTGTGCGGGCTGTTGGTATCTACCATGCTTGCAATGATAAATGAATCTTTGCATATAATCCACGGGTCTGGATTAGGCAACATATTTTCACTTACAATATTTCTAGGATGTTTTTTGCTTATCTACATAATGCAAAAGCTAAAGATACACGATGTGATTAATATAATAGTGCTAGGAGCTTTTTCTTTAGTAATTATGATTTTATTTTAG
- a CDS encoding lactate racemase domain-containing protein has translation MKLEFEYGHGTMEANLPDNTDVFIPGVTVKDPDFIEDIHTATKESILNPIGMDPISKLVKKGSKVVIVFPDRVKGGTQETAHRKVSIPIILDECYKAGVEKKDIKLICSNGLHRKNKKHEIREILGDEVFFEFWRSGQIANHDSEDWDNLVDLGYTEAHDRVIMNKDVYESDLTVLIGHTQGNPYGGYSGGYKHCSTGLTHWKSIAGHHVPHVMHRNDFVPVNGKSLMRRKFDEIGQHMEKCMNKKFFICDAVLDTKSRQIAVFSGYGKEMQPESWKEADKRTYVPWAEKKYDVMVFGMPQFFHYGNGMGTNPIFMLQAISAQIIRHKRVLSDNCVVICASTCNGYFHDEEFPAYREVYNMFQKDFNNQLPDLEKYGEYLSHNEEYIKKYRFAYGYHPYHAFSMISCGHIAEKNTAAIYIVGAHEPGYARGMGMKTRASFEEALEDAKKYVGDKPNILALPMTFKLSSAHLMMKDEVYTG, from the coding sequence ATGAAACTGGAATTTGAATATGGGCACGGAACTATGGAAGCAAACCTTCCGGACAACACTGATGTGTTTATACCTGGAGTAACTGTCAAAGATCCTGACTTTATTGAAGATATACACACAGCAACTAAAGAATCAATCCTTAATCCAATAGGGATGGATCCCATAAGCAAACTTGTAAAGAAAGGTTCAAAAGTTGTAATAGTTTTCCCGGACAGGGTAAAAGGTGGAACACAAGAGACTGCTCACAGGAAGGTTTCCATACCGATAATCCTAGATGAATGTTATAAAGCCGGAGTCGAAAAAAAGGATATCAAGCTTATATGTTCAAATGGGCTTCACAGAAAAAATAAGAAGCATGAGATAAGAGAAATCTTAGGAGATGAAGTTTTCTTTGAATTTTGGCGTTCAGGCCAGATAGCTAACCATGATAGCGAAGATTGGGATAATTTAGTAGACTTAGGGTATACAGAAGCGCACGATAGAGTAATAATGAATAAAGATGTCTATGAATCAGATTTAACAGTACTGATAGGGCATACTCAAGGTAATCCATATGGAGGATACTCAGGAGGCTACAAGCACTGCTCTACAGGTCTTACGCATTGGAAGTCTATTGCGGGTCATCATGTTCCACATGTTATGCACAGAAATGACTTTGTACCTGTTAACGGGAAATCCTTGATGAGAAGAAAGTTTGATGAAATTGGACAACACATGGAAAAATGCATGAATAAGAAATTCTTCATATGCGATGCTGTGCTGGATACTAAATCCAGACAAATAGCTGTGTTTTCTGGATATGGCAAAGAGATGCAACCTGAGTCTTGGAAAGAGGCGGATAAGAGAACGTATGTGCCTTGGGCAGAGAAGAAATACGATGTGATGGTATTTGGAATGCCGCAGTTTTTCCATTACGGAAATGGTATGGGAACAAACCCTATATTCATGCTTCAGGCTATCTCGGCTCAAATAATCAGACATAAGAGAGTGTTAAGTGACAATTGCGTTGTAATCTGTGCTTCTACATGCAACGGATACTTCCACGACGAGGAGTTTCCGGCGTACAGAGAAGTCTACAACATGTTCCAAAAGGATTTTAATAACCAGTTACCTGATTTGGAAAAGTATGGAGAATACTTAAGCCACAATGAAGAGTATATAAAGAAATATAGATTTGCATACGGATATCATCCGTACCATGCGTTCTCTATGATCAGCTGCGGACATATCGCAGAAAAAAATACTGCAGCTATATACATTGTAGGAGCACACGAGCCCGGTTATGCTAGAGGAATGGGCATGAAGACGAGGGCTAGCTTCGAAGAAGCACTTGAAGATGCGAAAAAATACGTTGGGGATAAACCAAATATACTTGCACTTCCAATGACATTTAAGCTGTCCAGCGCTCACCTTATGATGAAAGACGAAGTGTATACAGGATAA
- the relB gene encoding type II toxin-antitoxin system RelB family antitoxin, producing the protein MLSVRLSKDEENLIKKFAKFNNMSLSEFVRSTLLDSIEDQYDLEIFEKAWNEMECTYTLEETKKELGL; encoded by the coding sequence ATGTTAAGTGTTCGATTAAGCAAAGATGAAGAAAATCTCATAAAAAAATTCGCTAAATTCAACAACATGTCCTTATCAGAATTTGTTAGATCTACATTGTTAGATTCCATTGAAGATCAGTATGATTTAGAAATTTTTGAAAAAGCTTGGAATGAAATGGAGTGTACTTATACCCTAGAGGAAACAAAGAAAGAGTTAGGCTTATAA
- a CDS encoding anaerobic sulfatase maturase, translated as MPAITMLIKPASSSCNLRCKYCFYYDTAENRDIANYGIMKEDTLEAIVKKAFEYGEYHVGFAFQGGEPTLAGLDFFKTFIKLQNQYNTNGIKVQNSLQTNGVAIDENWAKFLSENRFLVGLSLDGPKDIHDLNRIDVKGTGSFRDVMRAARIMDKYKVEYNILTVVTKPVARHVQKVYGFFAKEGFHYMQFIPCLDHMFGEHGTNPYSLTPKMYGEFLIKLFDLWYKDFKNGRMVSIRMFDNILQILSGHRAESCDMNGICSVNTVIEADGSIYPCDFYVLDDYRMGNIKEDTLDSVLSSEIGKNFVEKSISIRKECDGCEFFSICRGGCQRHYDTTKEIRTNYFCASYKMFYGYSLPKFQEVLRILAGGRSRV; from the coding sequence ATGCCGGCAATAACAATGCTTATAAAACCTGCGTCAAGCAGCTGCAATCTAAGGTGTAAATACTGCTTCTATTACGATACAGCTGAAAATAGAGATATAGCAAATTATGGCATAATGAAAGAGGACACCCTTGAGGCAATAGTTAAAAAAGCCTTTGAATACGGCGAGTACCACGTTGGTTTTGCCTTTCAGGGAGGTGAGCCTACTCTTGCAGGCCTTGATTTTTTCAAGACCTTTATAAAACTTCAAAATCAATATAACACCAATGGGATAAAGGTGCAAAACTCTTTACAGACAAATGGAGTAGCTATAGATGAAAACTGGGCAAAATTCTTGTCGGAAAATAGATTTCTTGTTGGACTATCCTTGGATGGTCCTAAAGACATACACGATTTAAACAGGATTGACGTAAAAGGCACTGGAAGCTTTCGAGATGTAATGAGAGCGGCAAGAATAATGGACAAGTACAAAGTAGAATACAACATACTCACTGTGGTAACAAAGCCTGTTGCAAGGCACGTTCAAAAGGTATACGGTTTTTTTGCAAAGGAAGGATTTCATTATATGCAATTCATACCCTGTCTTGACCACATGTTCGGAGAACATGGAACGAACCCTTATTCTTTAACTCCAAAAATGTACGGAGAATTTCTGATAAAGCTGTTTGATCTTTGGTATAAGGATTTTAAAAACGGGAGAATGGTAAGCATCAGGATGTTCGATAATATACTTCAGATTTTATCAGGTCATAGAGCCGAATCCTGTGATATGAATGGGATTTGTTCAGTGAATACAGTGATAGAAGCAGATGGCAGCATATATCCATGTGATTTTTACGTTCTTGACGATTACAGAATGGGAAATATAAAGGAAGACACTTTAGATTCGGTACTGTCTAGTGAAATAGGCAAAAACTTTGTGGAAAAGTCAATTTCTATACGCAAGGAATGTGATGGCTGTGAGTTTTTCAGCATATGCAGAGGCGGCTGCCAGAGGCACTACGACACTACAAAAGAAATTCGAACAAACTATTTCTGTGCATCTTATAAAATGTTTTATGGATATTCACTGCCTAAGTTTCAAGAAGTTTTAAGAATTTTGGCGGGAGGAAGATCAAGAGTTTAA